A stretch of the Perca flavescens isolate YP-PL-M2 chromosome 3, PFLA_1.0, whole genome shotgun sequence genome encodes the following:
- the b3gat1a gene encoding galactosylgalactosylxylosylprotein 3-beta-glucuronosyltransferase 1 isoform X3, with protein MPKRRDILAIVLIVLPWTLLITVWHQSTIAPLLAIRKDDGVEGKREAGGQAQDSKEYCASDKDIVEVVRTEYVYTRPPPWSDVLPTIHIITPTYSRPVQKAELTRLANTFLHVPNLHWILVEDSQRRTPLVTRLLRETGLNYTHLNVETPRNYKLRGETRDPRIPRGTMQRNLALRWLRETFNANSSQAGIVYFADDDNTYSLELFEEMRSTRKVSVWPVAFVGGLRYESPKVNAAGKVYGWKTVFDPHRPFAIDMAGFAINLRLILFKPQAYFKLRGVKGGYQESSLLRELVTLNDLEPKAANCTKILVWHTRTEKPVLVNEGKKGFTDPNVEI; from the exons ATGCCGAAGAGAAGAGATATTCTTGCCATCGTGTTGATCGTGTTACCCTGGACTCTGCTCATCACTGTTTGGCACCAAAGCACTATAGCTCCACTCCTCGCCATCCGCAAGG ATGATGGTGTCGAGGGCAAGAGGGAGGCTGGTGGCCAGGCGCAAGACTCCAAGGAATACTGTGCCTCAGATAAGGACATTGTGGAGGTGGTGAGGACAGAGTATGTGTATACGCGGCCTCCACCATGGTCCGATGTGCTGCCTACCATCCACATCATCACCCCCACATACAGTCGACCGGTGCAGAAGGCGGAGCTCACACGGCTGGCAAACACTTTTCTCCATGTTCCCAACCTGCACTGGATCCTGGTGGAGGACTCCCAAAGGAGAACGCCTCTTGTCACTCGGCTCCTCCGAGAAACAGGGCTTAACTACACCCATCTCAATGTTGAGACGCCCAGGAACTATAAACTGCGGGGTGAGACTCGGGACCCCAGAATCCCCAGGGGTACCATGCAGAGGAATCTGGCCCTGCGGTGGCTGAGGGAGACCTTCAATGCCAACAGCAGCCAAGCTGGAATCGTCTACTTTGCAGACGACGACAACACATACAGCCTGGAGCTGTTTGAGGAG ATGAGATCAACTCGGAAAGTTTCAGTGTGGCCTGTGGCCTTTGTGGGCGGCTTGCGATACGAGTCCCCCAAGGTAAATGCAGCTGGAAAGGTCTATGGCTGGAAGACAGTGTTCGACCCCCATCGTCCCTTTGCCATCGACATGGCTGGCTTTGCCATCAACCTAAGGCTCATTCTCTTCAAGCCGCAAGCATACTTTAAGCTTCGCGGGGTGAAAGGAGGCTACCAGGAGAGTAGTTTGCTCCGGGAACTTGTCACACTCAACGACCTGGAGCCTAAAGCAGCCAATTGCACTAAG
- the b3gat1a gene encoding galactosylgalactosylxylosylprotein 3-beta-glucuronosyltransferase 1 isoform X2, whose amino-acid sequence MPKRRDILAIVLIVLPWTLLITVWHQSTIAPLLAIRKERLAVHHHRLSDDGVEGKREAGGQAQDSKEYCASDKDIVEVVRTEYVYTRPPPWSDVLPTIHIITPTYSRPVQKAELTRLANTFLHVPNLHWILVEDSQRRTPLVTRLLRETGLNYTHLNVETPRNYKLRGETRDPRIPRGTMQRNLALRWLRETFNANSSQAGIVYFADDDNTYSLELFEEMRSTRKVSVWPVAFVGGLRYESPKVNAAGKVYGWKTVFDPHRPFAIDMAGFAINLRLILFKPQAYFKLRGVKGGYQESSLLRELVTLNDLEPKAANCTKILVWHTRTEKPVLVNEGKKGFTDPNVEI is encoded by the exons ATGCCGAAGAGAAGAGATATTCTTGCCATCGTGTTGATCGTGTTACCCTGGACTCTGCTCATCACTGTTTGGCACCAAAGCACTATAGCTCCACTCCTCGCCATCCGCAAGG AGAGGCTTGCAGTTCACCACCACCGGCTCTCAG ATGATGGTGTCGAGGGCAAGAGGGAGGCTGGTGGCCAGGCGCAAGACTCCAAGGAATACTGTGCCTCAGATAAGGACATTGTGGAGGTGGTGAGGACAGAGTATGTGTATACGCGGCCTCCACCATGGTCCGATGTGCTGCCTACCATCCACATCATCACCCCCACATACAGTCGACCGGTGCAGAAGGCGGAGCTCACACGGCTGGCAAACACTTTTCTCCATGTTCCCAACCTGCACTGGATCCTGGTGGAGGACTCCCAAAGGAGAACGCCTCTTGTCACTCGGCTCCTCCGAGAAACAGGGCTTAACTACACCCATCTCAATGTTGAGACGCCCAGGAACTATAAACTGCGGGGTGAGACTCGGGACCCCAGAATCCCCAGGGGTACCATGCAGAGGAATCTGGCCCTGCGGTGGCTGAGGGAGACCTTCAATGCCAACAGCAGCCAAGCTGGAATCGTCTACTTTGCAGACGACGACAACACATACAGCCTGGAGCTGTTTGAGGAG ATGAGATCAACTCGGAAAGTTTCAGTGTGGCCTGTGGCCTTTGTGGGCGGCTTGCGATACGAGTCCCCCAAGGTAAATGCAGCTGGAAAGGTCTATGGCTGGAAGACAGTGTTCGACCCCCATCGTCCCTTTGCCATCGACATGGCTGGCTTTGCCATCAACCTAAGGCTCATTCTCTTCAAGCCGCAAGCATACTTTAAGCTTCGCGGGGTGAAAGGAGGCTACCAGGAGAGTAGTTTGCTCCGGGAACTTGTCACACTCAACGACCTGGAGCCTAAAGCAGCCAATTGCACTAAG
- the b3gat1a gene encoding galactosylgalactosylxylosylprotein 3-beta-glucuronosyltransferase 1 isoform X1, whose translation MPKRRDILAIVLIVLPWTLLITVWHQSTIAPLLAIRKACHHLVKEIFIIPERLAVHHHRLSDDGVEGKREAGGQAQDSKEYCASDKDIVEVVRTEYVYTRPPPWSDVLPTIHIITPTYSRPVQKAELTRLANTFLHVPNLHWILVEDSQRRTPLVTRLLRETGLNYTHLNVETPRNYKLRGETRDPRIPRGTMQRNLALRWLRETFNANSSQAGIVYFADDDNTYSLELFEEMRSTRKVSVWPVAFVGGLRYESPKVNAAGKVYGWKTVFDPHRPFAIDMAGFAINLRLILFKPQAYFKLRGVKGGYQESSLLRELVTLNDLEPKAANCTKILVWHTRTEKPVLVNEGKKGFTDPNVEI comes from the exons ATGCCGAAGAGAAGAGATATTCTTGCCATCGTGTTGATCGTGTTACCCTGGACTCTGCTCATCACTGTTTGGCACCAAAGCACTATAGCTCCACTCCTCGCCATCCGCAAGG CCTGTCACCACCTAGTAAAAGAGATCTTTATCATTCCAGAGAGGCTTGCAGTTCACCACCACCGGCTCTCAG ATGATGGTGTCGAGGGCAAGAGGGAGGCTGGTGGCCAGGCGCAAGACTCCAAGGAATACTGTGCCTCAGATAAGGACATTGTGGAGGTGGTGAGGACAGAGTATGTGTATACGCGGCCTCCACCATGGTCCGATGTGCTGCCTACCATCCACATCATCACCCCCACATACAGTCGACCGGTGCAGAAGGCGGAGCTCACACGGCTGGCAAACACTTTTCTCCATGTTCCCAACCTGCACTGGATCCTGGTGGAGGACTCCCAAAGGAGAACGCCTCTTGTCACTCGGCTCCTCCGAGAAACAGGGCTTAACTACACCCATCTCAATGTTGAGACGCCCAGGAACTATAAACTGCGGGGTGAGACTCGGGACCCCAGAATCCCCAGGGGTACCATGCAGAGGAATCTGGCCCTGCGGTGGCTGAGGGAGACCTTCAATGCCAACAGCAGCCAAGCTGGAATCGTCTACTTTGCAGACGACGACAACACATACAGCCTGGAGCTGTTTGAGGAG ATGAGATCAACTCGGAAAGTTTCAGTGTGGCCTGTGGCCTTTGTGGGCGGCTTGCGATACGAGTCCCCCAAGGTAAATGCAGCTGGAAAGGTCTATGGCTGGAAGACAGTGTTCGACCCCCATCGTCCCTTTGCCATCGACATGGCTGGCTTTGCCATCAACCTAAGGCTCATTCTCTTCAAGCCGCAAGCATACTTTAAGCTTCGCGGGGTGAAAGGAGGCTACCAGGAGAGTAGTTTGCTCCGGGAACTTGTCACACTCAACGACCTGGAGCCTAAAGCAGCCAATTGCACTAAG